From Vanrija pseudolonga chromosome 1, complete sequence, a single genomic window includes:
- the sec16 gene encoding COPII coat assembly protein sec16: MSAPKNAPAAAKAAGGSKSLQASSPSPPTPPPPPAASTGNTTQPPPAAAPSSASAKNKKKKAKQRAKAAAAKQAAAGGGGAGTGASTPTSGGSTPVTVSEPTFAAVNLPGPPASHAPTQKDLNGLAEELKREAAPQAAAQLTAQESAKPPPVPITAPLLPAGEEQPDFGQRGSAGAGFLPEEGIPAPLPPNASAMFVDDAEDAAFDISVNPEDNTFEAPPRPQAQTHPATSVLPSAEPIVDSDFVEGAFGEPQTLEAALGADEAAPITAKAATTVAPAVIEALAPAPAAPAPAPVVPAASATPAVHTTHAHAAHVDRFAADDDFKPKPDIPADWVSSTPAPIPDQESGPVHASALFSDEAESAAFDIPDVEEDTSLIPPPPKARASQAPPTPKDVGGVGAGSAPAGWVSSDPAPIPDQEGGPVHASALFSDEAESAAFDISDVEEDTSLIQGQATAATPAAKSRATPAPATIPADWARSNPAPIPDQEGGPVHASALFSDDAETAAFGVPDVEEDTSLIPPPPPASKVARQAAPQDVGGVGAGSAPAGWVSSDPAPIPDQEGGPVHASALFSDEAETAAFGVPDVEEDTSLLKTQPVATQPAATQPAPTRTAASQRAAGIPADWVRSDPAPIPDQEGGPVHASALFSDDAETAAFGVPDVEEDTSLLNQKSTPQAAANIPADWVRSDPAPIPDQEGGPIHASALFTDDAESAAFGIPDVEEDTSLLQGQTRVAVPTAVDPSPPQAQETGVAVGTAPAGWVRSDPAPIPDQESGPIHASALFTDDAESAAFDIPDVEEDTSLLKAARPAVRGIPADWIRSDPAPLPDQQPAPTAASALFTDDAEEAAFDMPDAIEATNDANALFTSDADQGVFDINTQREKPAYAPHGDGTSAAALFSDDVESIAFDIPTNMDVADGAVDLSSTVAKVEGVTAPQPPQPMSSSAAALFIDDSEEVAFDIGQPEALQQDAGAPSTGPGKAGRNEPEAAANTSIHSMFAGDDDWLVDTSNDDTLDFGRQADKRSNLATMDDEEPFEIPDGWYDDDGNWHWYTEEEREAVRQSMVGDSAWNAAPDTSATLAPAQSENAARRTPEPESQSAVATAAALAAAAAGIGAAAVASNAYAPAPAANPYAPAPAANPYAPAPADPYAPVKKPAPAPQPNPYTPAQQPGALYTPGFQQPGTFSPAAGVNAYAPIQAPSPYAPQQSAYTPTGYAPPVNTAAAYDPYAPQPGITSPVSPKKAPEPRPQPKRVSSNAYDPPPLKPQKSFIRAAPIVTPVEPVAPPPLPNAPFNNAAPPPAPPAGPPKGRPSSQRAPSSNDRPLSPPARIPSTGANNAYDPPIVVRNTPPPAAVAQPTGYAPTGYSPVSHTAALPLSPPTGPPKRLPPSTQTQPPPKTSFDPPMRPPSRPNSRHASKPVFAPPPPAGAPHAGVPPVPPVPPIPAEFQPPPSSRPPQGAPPAFQPPPQQGSPSFQPPPLPSQHEAAPPPPPPAGASLPPPPRGPSRGASKSPAFAPPPVSRSPPPRVASPQRNASVSPPPSAWPPQRGPSPGLGAPLRRVSSSHTAPPLVPSPLRNESTLPSLSGALHGAHVLPERQAPSQDDFDPEGGAGGSWDDEEGGQPISAPPRRESVAKAVSPPSGYEPHVPEPAQSGYEPAPYVPPPQPAQQPTQYPSQPPPLPPQRPPSRPQYEPARQASPKPASLPPKRTPSVQAYTPLDAPPSDNRRPSFEPVPIQAPKEHVQATLPVDDPYAEDPYAPVSAPPAQPAPADDYNPYGPSASSAQTNDYNPYAPAPAARSNDYNPYDGKPAHASQPPQSQRGHASKPSWTSQTSQNGADPYAPPQQRNVSGDPYAPTHQRNVSGDPYAPTHQRNVSAGFTPVSARTEEYSPYSPYPGTQSNTYEPSPYAPPSNNNATEGLYSPALDPYGPRTVSPQATFGPSTQQPNYFQPTGPADPTYVPQQVLEQLPVSEDPLGRCTPAARNVPIATFGFGGVLVTAFPGGAEADSPADGAVYGYGSHRGRVTIRPVEEVAEKTALGSNETVFPGPLVFDTSAPRGAAGEKKKREAVLTYLTTRADEIERGLPYLKLSASAARREEEAKLVIVRVLTAFIQGNGRVFGAPEAEAAWRSAFQPPASSQPSAPQANGLGAQSGPTTARASPAQLAHLSSLLLTGEKREAAQYAATSGLWSHALVISSSVDAALWREMVSRFAAADLGATQTAGLKAAYAVFSGVGNSTVDDLFAASNVTDDPSADQWRDVIGAVVFNGKATDLICLDELGSRFARAGLFNIAQICFLLSPNSPFSDMSPGAGERQIMFVENARDEDGEIFAEIAEYARSLVPTPKGVDVPHPALPQLLPYKLHRAWRAAELGDTELARKYCDSVEAASKPTKNSPSGLKRHLAASMEDLIERLTGTPSVNPSSSLGVRKSKSSATLGSWIEGRLTKFIAGEDEVPEAAKPVAASPAKKDVPVGPFSHFSSISPAASGAISRTPSALDMSQPSTANSMLDPTMAFTPGTSGTGGGYSPWGGNDDVVDEPATVASVDLGDDGGEFINPMGNLVFSGGPTPTASDYTPKPAANDFEEDDDDDLGMGNSSLSRNKTPVVTDKNGNGGDSYEPKPADKGKGKAAPAAASTPATSEKALDGKPEKAGWFGGWFGGKKKEGESGGTGYTKANLGDSSSMVYDPDLKRWVVKGAKSAAATPKAAPPPPSRAQTASPSHNPREAITGRAASATPPPVPPIPANLPASRRASGAPSSLGGAPPSGPPTRPPSSAPPPGGPSKAATPSLDDLLTRPPPGRPSSGAGAKKKRATNKYVDVFQGGGE; encoded by the coding sequence TCCAAgcctcatcaccatcaccaccaacaccaccaccaccgccggcggcctccaCCGGCAACACCACCCAGCCCCCACCAGCAGCCGCGCcatcatcggcctcggcaaagaacaagaagaagaaggccaagcaaAGAGCCAAAGCAGCGGCCGCAAAgcaagctgctgctggcggcggcggcgcagggaCTGGcgcatcgacgccgacgagtggAGGAAGCACACCCGTCACCGTCTCCGAGCCGACCTTTGCTGCTGTCAACCTGCCTGGGCCCCCGGCATCCCACGCCCCGACCCAGAAGGACCTCAACGGCCTGGCTGAGGAGctcaagcgcgaggccgctCCTCAGGCAGCTGCCCAGCTCACTGCGCAAGAGTCGGCTAAACCTCCCCCAGTTCCCATCACAGCCCCACTCTtgcccgccggcgaggagcagcccGACTTTGGCCAGCgtggctcggccggcgccggcttccTCCCTGAGGAAGGCatccccgcgccgctccctcccAACGCCAGCGCCATGTTcgtggacgacgccgaggacgccgcctTCGACATCAGCGTCAACCCCGAGGACAACACGTTCGAGGCACCTCCACGGCCACAGGCGCAGACGCACCCTGCCACGTCGGTCCTTCCCTCTGCAGAGCCGATTGTTGACAGCGACTTTGTGGAGGGGGCTTTCGGCGAGCCTCAGACGCTGGAGGCGGCTCTCGGAGctgacgaggcggcgccgatcACAGCCAAGGCAGCAACTACGGTCGCTCCTGCTGTCATTGAGGCGCTGGCACCTGCCCCAGCAGCCCCTGCCCCAGCTCCAGTTGTCCCCGCAGCTTCCGCTACTCCGGCGGTCCACACCACTCACGCTCATGCTGCCCACGTCGACCGCTTCGCAGCGGACGACGACTTCAAGCCAAAGCCCGACATCCCCGCCGACTGGGTGAGCTCCACTCCGGCCCCGATCCCAGACCAGGAGTCTGGTCCTGTACACGCCTCGGCTCTGTTCAGCGACGAGGCTGAGTCGGCTGCGTTCGACATTCCCGATGTTGAAGAGGACACGAGCCTCATCCCGCCTCCACCCAaggcgcgcgccagccaggcccCGCCAACCCCCAAGGATGTTGGAGGTGTTGGTGCTGGAAGCGCACCGGCTGGCTGGGTTTCGTCTGACCCAGCCCCGATTCCAGACCAGGAAGGAGGGCCTGTCCACGCCTCGGCGCTCTTCTCAGACGAAGCCGAGTCGGCTGCTTTCGACATCTCAGACGTCGAGGAAGACACGAGCCTCATCCAGGGCCaggcgaccgccgcgactcCGGCTGCCAAGTCAcgcgccacccccgccccagcaACTATCCCCGCAGACTGGGCTCGCTCCAACCCCGCCCCCATCCCCGACCAGGAAGGTGGCCCCGTTCACGCTTCTGCGCTGTTCTCCGATGACGCCGAGACCGCCGCGTTCGGTGTtcccgacgtcgaggaggataCAAGCCTCAtcccgcccccaccacccgcgAGCAAGGTGGCCCGTCAGGCCGCTCCTCAGGACGTTGGAGGCGTTGGTGCTGGAAGCGCACCAGCGGGCTGGGTGTCGTCTGACCCTGCGCCCATCCCAGACCAGGAGGGAGGTCCGGTTCACGCATCTGCTCTCTTCTCTGATGAGGCTGAGACGGCAGCGTTTGGTGTTCCTGATGTGGAGGAGGACACGAGTCTACTGAAGACTCAGCCTGTCGCCACTCAGCCTGCTGCCACTCAGCCTGCCCCAACTCGGACTGCAGCCTCTCAACGTGCTGCTGGCATCCCCGCCGACTGGGTCCGTTCAGACCCAGCGCCGATTCCGGACCAGGAAGGCGGACCGGTCCACGCCTCCGCTCTTTTCTCTGACGATGCCGAAACAGCCGCGTTTGGTGTTCccgatgtcgaggaggacaccTCGCTTCTGAACCAGAAGAGCACCCCTCAAGCCGCGGCCAACATCCCAGCTGACTGGGTGCGCTCCGACCCTGCTCCGATCCCCGACCAGGAGGGCGGCCCGATTCACGCCTCCGCGTTGttcaccgacgacgcagagTCTGCCGCGTTCGGCATCCCCGATGTGGAGGAGGACACGAGCCTCCTGCAGGGACAGACCAGGGTTGCTGTACCCACAGCAGTCGacccatcaccaccacagGCTCAGGAGACTGGAGTTGCTGTTGGCACCGCGCCAGCCGGCTGGGTGCGCTCCGACCCCGCACCCATCCCAGACCAAGAGTCTGGTCCGATCCATGCCTCGGCTCTTTTCActgacgacgccgagtccGCCGCGTTCGATATCCCCGATGTAGAGGAAGACACGAGCCTGTTGAAGGCCGCTAGGCCTGCGGTTCGTGGCATCCCTGCCGACTGGATTCGGTCTGACCCTGCTCCTCTTCCCGACCAGCAGCCCGCACCAACGGCGGCGTCCGCTCTATTCACGGACGACGCTGAGGAGGCCGCATTTGACATGCCTGATGCTATCGAGGCGACAAACGACGCAAACGCCTTGTTTACTTCTGATGCCGATCAAGGCGTGTTCGACATCAATACACAGCGTGAGAAGCCAGCCTACGCCCCGCATGGCGATGGCACCTCTGCTGCGGCCCTCTtcagcgacgacgtcgaATCCATCGCGTTCGACATTCCCACGAACATGGACGTCGCAGACGGCGCTGTCGATCTGTCGTCTACGGttgccaaggtcgagggGGTTACGGCACCTCAGCCGCCTCAGCcgatgtcgtcgtccgccgcggcTCTGTTCATCGATGATTCAGAGGAGGTCGCCTTCGACATTGGCCAACCAGAAGCTCTGCAACAGGATGCAGGTGCCCCCAGCACGGGCCCCGGAAAAGCCGGGCGGAACGAGCCGGAGGCCGCTGCCAACACGTCTATCCACAGCATGTTTGCTGGCGATGATGActggctcgtcgacacctccaacgacgacacgctcgaTTTTGGCAGGCAAGCCGACAAACGCAGCAACCTCGCTACGATGGACGATGAGGAGCCGTTCGAGATCCCTGATGGAtggtacgacgacgacggcaactGGCACTGGTACACGgaagaggagcgcgaggccgttCGCCAGTCCATGGTGGGCGATTCAGCCTGGAACGCGGCCCCCGATACCTCGGCAACTTTGGCGCCAGCGCAATCCGAGAATGCGGCAAGGCGCACGCCCGAGCCGGAGTCGCAATCGGCTGTGGcgaccgccgctgccctcgccgccgctgcggccggtatcggtgccgctgctgtcgcctCCAACGCCTACGCGCCTGCACCAGCTGCCAACCCGTACGCGCCGGCACCTGCTGCGAACCCCTACGCCCCGGCACCTGCGGACCCATATGCGCCAGTGAAGAAGCCGGCCCCGGCACCGCAGCCGAACCCGTACACCCCTGCTCAGCAGCCGGGAGCGCTCTACACCCCTGGTTTCCAGCAGCCCGGTACCTTCTCACCTGCTGCTGGTGTGAACGCCTATGCTCCGATTCAGGCGCCATCCCCATACGCGCCTCAGCAGTCCGCATACACGCCGACGGGGTACGCCCCGCCAGTCAACACGGCTGCGGCCTACGACCCGTACGCTCCTCAGCCAGGCATCAcgtcgcccgtgtcgcccAAGAAAGCGCCAGAGCCCAGGCCGCAGCCCAAGCGCGTCTCGTCCAACGCGTACGACCCGCCGCCTCTCAAGCCGCAGAAGAGCTTCAttcgcgccgcgcccatcgTCACGCCAGTGGAGCCTgtcgcccctcctcctctacCGAACGCGCCGTTCAACAACGCTGCTCCGCCCCCAGCGCCTCCGGCCGGGCCGCCCAAGGGCCGCCCGTCATCGCAGCGCGCCCCCTCGTCCAACGACAGGCCGCTGTCGCCCCCAGCGCGCATCCCCTCGACCGGCGCCAACAACGCGTACGACCCACCTATCGTCGTCAGGAACACGCCGCCTCCAGCGGCCGTGGCCCAGCCAACTGGTTACGCCCCAACCGGCTACTCGCCCGTCTCTCATACCGCTGCGCTGCCACTCTCGCCGCCAACTGGCCCACCCAAACGGCTGCCGCCATCGACTCAAACGCAGCCTCCTCCCAAGACGTCGTTTGACCCCCCAATGCGCCCACCCTCGCGACCAAACTCGAGGCACGCCTCCAAGCCAGTCTTTgcgcccccaccgccagcTGGGGCTCCCCACGCCGGTGTTCCTCCAGTGCCTCCTGTGCCGCCCATTCCGGCCGAGTTccagccaccgccgtcgagccggccgccgcagggagcgccgcctgcgttccagccgccgcctcagCAAGGGTCGCCGTCATTCCAGCCGCCCCCTCTGCCGTCGCAGCACgaagcagcaccaccaccgccaccaccggccGGAGCGtccctcccgccgccaccccgcgGCCCATCGCGTGGCGCATCAAAGTCGCCAGCGTTTGCTCCGCCTCCCGTCTCCAGGAGCCCTCCCCCGCGCGTAGCTTCTCCGCAGCGCAATGCGTCagtctcgccgccgcccagcgcgtgGCCACCGCAGCGAGGCCCCTCTCCTGGCCTCGGTGCACCTTTGCGAAgagtgtcgtcgtcgcacacGGCGCCACCTCTGGTCCCCTCGCCTCTGCGCAACGAGTCGACCCTGCCGTCTCTGTCGGGAGCCCTGCACGGGGCCCACGTACTGCCTGAGCGCCAAGCCCCGAGTCaggacgactttgaccccGAGGGAGGTGCTGGTGGATcctgggacgacgaggaaggtggccaGCCGATCTCGGCCCCACCACGTCGTGAGAGCGTTGCCAAGGCTGTCTCCCCGCCGTCTGGCTACGAACCTCATGTCCCCGAGCCGGCTCAGTCAGGCTATGAGCCAGCGCCGTACGTTCCTCCCCCGCAGcccgcccagcagcccaCACAGTACCCATCGCAGCCACCCCCGCTACCTCCTCAAAGACCACCCTCGCGGCCGCAGTACGAGCCTGCCCGTCAGGCTTCACCCAAGCCTGCCTCGCTGCCCCCCAAGCGCACTCCCTCGGTGCAAGCGTACACTCCCCTCGACGCCCCGCCGTCCGACAACCGTCGCCCGAGCTTCGAGCCAGTCCCGATCCAGGCGCCCAAGGAGCATGTGCAAGCGACGCTGCCTGTCGACGACCCCTACGCCGAGGACCCGTATGCCCCTGTCAGTGCTCCACctgcccagccagcgcccgccgacgactaCAACCCGTACGGTCcttcggcgtcgtccgcgcAGACAAACGACTACAACCCGTATGCCCCAGCTCCTGCTGCGCGCTCGAACGACTACAACCCGTACGATGGCAAGCCCGCGCACGCATCGCAGCCGCCGCAAAGTCAGCGGGGACATGCGTCCAAGCCTTCTTGGACGTCGCAGACGTCTCAGAACGGAGCCGACCCGTACGCGCCGCCACAGCAGCGCAATGTGAGTGGTGACCCCTACGCTCCGACACATCAGCGCAACGTCAGTGGCGACCCGTATGCGCCGACGCACCAGCGCAATGTCAGCGCAGGCTTCACGCCGGTTAGCGCCAGGACGGAAGAGTACAGCCCGTACTCGCCTTACCCAGGCACCCAGTCGAACACATACGAGCCTTCACCTTACGCACCTCCGTCGAACAACAACGCCACCGAGGGCCTCTATTCGCCGGCGCTCGACCCGTACGGCCCACGCACTGTATCCCCGCAGGCGACGTTTGGCCCCTCAACCCAGCAGCCCAACTACTTCCAACCGACAGGTCCGGCCGACCCGACGTACGTTCCTCagcaggtgctcgagcaACTCCCAGTCTCAGAGGACCCGCTTGGTCGTTGCACCCCTGCTGCACGCAATGTCCCCATCGCGACCTTTGGGTTTGGCGGTGTCCTTGTCACCGCGTTCCccggtggtgccgaggccgacagccCGGCGGACGGCGCTGTTTACGGCTATGGCTCACACCGTGGCCGCGTGACGATCCGCCCTGTCGAGGAAGTCGCGGAGAAGACTGCGCTCGGCTCCAACGAGACCGTATTCCCCGGCCCGCTGGTGTTCGACACCTCGGCTCcccgtggcgccgccggcgagaagaagaagcgcgaaGCCGTTTTAACGTACCTCACAACCCGCGCAGACGAGATTGAGCGCGGCTTGCCTTACCTCAAATTGTCTGccagcgccgctcgccgcgaggaggaggccaagctcgtcatcgtccGCGTACTCACTGCTTTCATCCAGGGCAACGGCCGCGTCTTTGGCGCTCctgaggcggaggcggcatGGCGGAGCGCTTTCCAGCCCCCTGCCTCCTCGCAGCCTTCTGCACCCCAGGCCAACGGCCTCGGAGCGCAGTCTGGCCCCACCACTGCCCGTGCATCGCCTGCCCAACTGGCGCACCTTTCATCGCTGCTCCTCACAGGAGAGAAGCGCGAGGCAGCGCAATACGCGGCGACCTCTGGTCTCTGGTCGCACGCCCTCGTcatctcgagctcggtggaCGCTGCTCTGTGGCGCGAGATGGTCTCgcgcttcgccgccgccgaccttggCGCGACGCAGACCGCTGGACTCAAGGCCGCGTACGCTGTCTTCTCTGGCGTCGGCAACAgcaccgtcgacgacctcttCGCCGCCTCCAACGTCACCGACGACCCGTCCGCAGACCAGTGGCGTGATGTCATCGGGGCAGTCGTGTTCAACGGTAAGGCGACCGATCTCATctgcctcgacgagctcggaAGCCGCTTCGCCCGCGCCGGGCTGTTCAACATCGCGCAGATCTGCTTCCTCCTGTCGCCCAACTCTCCCTTCTCGGACATGTCGCCTGGAGCCGGCGAGCGCCAGATCATGTTTGTCGAGAATGCGCGCGACGAAGATGGCGAGATCTTTGCCGAGATTGCAGAGTACGCCCGCAGCCTCGTGCCCACTCCCAagggcgtcgacgtgccgcACCCCGCGCTTCCGCAGCTCCTGCCTTACAAGCTGCACCGCGCATGGCGGGCTGCTGAGCTCGGTGACACCGAGCTCGCACGCAAGTACTGCGACTCGGTTGAGGCGGCTTCCAAGCCGACCAAgaactcgccctcgggccTCAAGCGTCACCTCGCGGCCAGCATGGAGGACCTGATCGAGCGGTTGACTGGCACGCCATCGGTCAACCCGTCCAGCAGTCTCGGCGTACGCAAGTCCAAGTCGAGCGCCACGCTCGGCTCGTGGATCGAGGGCCGCCTTACCAAGTTCAtcgcgggcgaggacgaggtccccgaggcggccaagccgGTCGCCGCGTCACCCGCGAAGAAGGATGTGCCAGTTGGACCATTCTCGCACTTCAGTTCCATCAgcccggcggcgagcggtgCCATCTCGCGTACTCCATCGGCTCTTGACATGTCGCAACCAAGCACTGCCAACAGTATGCTCGACCCAACGATGGCCTTCACGCCCGGCACTAGTGGTACCGGTGGCGGATACTCTCCCTGGGgaggcaacgacgacgttgtcgaTGAGCCGGCGACTGTTGCTTCTGTTGACCTCGGGGACGACGGTGGAGAGTTCATCAACCCTATGGGCAACCTCGTATTCAGCGGGGGCCCGACGCCCACTGCGTCCGACTACACTCCCAAGCCGGCCGCCAACGACTttgaagaagacgacgacgacgacctcggcatgGGCAATTCCTCGCTGTCGAGAAACAAGACACCAGTCGTTACGGACAAGAACGGGAACGGCGGTGACAGTTACGAGCCCAAGCCTGCagacaagggcaagggcaaggctgctcctgccgccgctTCGACACCAGCGACGTCCGAGAAGGCGCTTGATGGCAAGCCCGAGAAGGCTGGCTGGTTTGGCGGCTGGTTtggcggcaagaagaaggagggcgagagcggAGGAACAGGCTACACCaaggccaacctcggcgacTCGAGTTCCATGGTGTA